The genomic window tctctctctttctctcatttctctctccctctcacctctctctccctcagccgccgccgccgcacatcGCCGACCCACGCCTTCGCCCCGACCCACGCCTCCGCACATCGCCAGCCACCACGCCTCCCCGTGTGGCGGCCCCTCGCCAGCCGGCGGCCCCGGGCCGCCTCCCCGCGCGGGCCCCAacaccgccgccgcgcgccccaCCGGCAGCCACCGCCCCCGCCCGCCCTCCACCGCCCGCGCCGGCCCCCTCGGTGGCCACCTCCCCCGCCTGCGCCCCCCCCTCGGCAGCCACATCCCCCGCCATCGGCCACCGCCCCCACCGGCggccactgcagaagagaggaggaggaggcgcgccgCGACCACCGCCCCCGCCCATCCTCCACCGCATGCGCCGGCCCCCTTggcggccacctcccccgcctgcgcgcccccctcggcggccacctcccccgtcggcggccactgcagaagagaggaggaggaggcaggggagaagagaggagaaggggagaagagagga from Miscanthus floridulus cultivar M001 chromosome 11, ASM1932011v1, whole genome shotgun sequence includes these protein-coding regions:
- the LOC136491829 gene encoding glycine-rich cell wall structural protein 1.0-like, with product MRWRMGGGGGRGAPPPPLFCSGRRWGRWPMAGDVAAEGGAQAGEVATEGAGAGGGGRAGAVAAGGARGGGVGARAGRRPGAAGWRGAATRGGVVAGDVRRRGSGRRRGSAMCGGGG